The nucleotide window CAGCTTAAAATCGTACTGCCACCGGGGGGAAACGCTGTTCTGGATGAATTGCTTCACCGTCACGTCATAAGTCTGATAGCTCATGGATTTGCTTTGTGTATATCCGTGGAGGAGCATCGGCTTGACGGCGTTCCTGATGAAATTGGTGACCGCCAGTACGTTGCTCAGGGCCCCGGTTCCGCCTCCGCCCGCCGCGGCGGCTTCGTTGACGCTGGAGTTGCTGCCCACGGTAACCGTGGTCACGTTGTTATACGCCTCCGGCTTGGAATCCGAAAGGACGACGGCCCCGGAGGAGGCGCCTCCGAGGAGGAGGTCGTCGGCTATGGCGTACTGTGAAATGAAATCCTGAGCGACCTGCAAAGCAGACCCCATTACATAATACACTTTTCCATGAAGAGTCGCTTTGAAAAAAAGGGGAGGTTCTGCCCCGACTACCGCTTTTTTATATTCATACGGGCCGCCTTTGCCGCTGCCGTCGAGGAGACATTCCTGATAGACGTAGTACCAATCTTTTCCCATGTCGCCGCTGGCGACGCCGAAATGGTGCGCCGCCTGGATGAAGACGTTGATCTTCATGCTCTTGCCCCACGGGTTGGCGGAAAGGGTCGCCGTGTAGCTGGACGCGATGGACCCCAGGTCGGGGCTGTCCCCCTGGGCTTGGGCAACCGCGCTCAGGGCCTTGGAGGCGTTCAGCGATTTCTCCGCCATGTCCGAATCCTCCAGAAGCCACTCCCTGAAGTCCACGTAGTCGCCGAGAGGGTCCAGGGTCTGAGCTTCGATCGCATCGCCGCTTGAATCATCGGAAGCGACCTCCCCGTCCTCAATGCCTGGGCAGGCGTCGGCGGAAACGACATCGATGACATCGAAGCTGACCTGTTCGTTTTCCGTCAGCCACGCGGAGTCGTACTGGACGAAAATCTGATTGGGGTCCGCTTCCGTTTTGCGGAGCCCGTAGAAGAGCACCGGCGGGAAGTCCACTTCGTCATAGTTCTCAAACCCCACCTTGAATGGGCCGAAGGGCCTGCCCAGAATGCTGTGAATCTCAATGACGCTGAATTTATCGGGCGATATGACGGCGACGCGCCCGGCGCTTTGAAGCTCGGCGGGCCCGAAGGGGTAGCCGTGCCTGGCGTACGCGTCGGGGTCCACCCCGTCCACAAAGACATCGACCAACGCTTCGTTGGTGATCAGAATGGGGATGTCCTCTTCGGAATCGTAATCGACGATGGCGATGCCGGCTTCGCTCAGTAATTTCTTCTGATCTTCCGGCAGCTCGCCCAGCACCGCTATTTTGGCCCTGAGGTCACTTCCGGAGTTCGCGGAGTCGGAGCCGCCGCTTCCGCACCCGCCGCCGCCGTTCATGATCATTATCAAAAGCAGCGCGGCCAACATTTTCCAGAACGTACTCTTTCTCATAAAACCCACTCTCCTTTTCTGGTTTATAGCGCTTACACAAATGTCTCTCGGAAATCCCCAATTGACCAGGGTCGAGGCGTTAATAATAATGATAGCTCAAACTTCGCAGCAGCCGAGAAAAGTTCGCACCCTGAAAATTCAACAACGACAATCAAAAACAGGCAAAAACAGCGGCATGGGGTCCTTTTTGAGTACAATTCATGCAATGAGAAGCATAACACAGTCCCCCCGCTTTAAAAAGGTCCACGGGTTGATACGGCATCTCTGAATTGACAAATATGAGCGCTCTGTCAAAAATGGTATTGCTGAATCTGATCATTTTAGTGACGTTACGAAAATGATGGAAAAGGAGGGCTGACGTAATGACCACCACAACCACTGAGCAGAAGATTTCCGCCGAAAGAAAGAGCCTGATCGACCTGATCGGCAGGCTGCCCGAAAAGGCAGTTCTGCGGTTGAAGAGGTATGCGGAACGCGTGTATAAAGAAGAGCTGGAAGAGGCGGAAGAACCAGAAGAAGAAGAGGACATCTTTGACAGAGAAATATAAAGAATACGAGGCAAAATATGGCCCACTCTATAAGGGATGATTACGATGCCAACGCTCCGCACGAACCCAATGACGAAACTGCGGCTGTTCTGAAGGAATCATCGGATATTCGCGCCCTAACAGGACCGTTTAAGGTTCGGAACGAGGGCAATTTTTTGACCGCACCGGGCCTGAACAAGAATGCCTGACTTCGCGTATTCCAAACAATTTCAGAAGGATATTTTCGGCAGATGACCCGCCCGACAGACAGCCACAAAAGGAGCGTGAGGTCATGTCTGAAATCATCAGCTACAGGCAGGTAGAAGAAAAGGTGTTGACCATTCGCGGTCAGAGCGTCATTCTGGATCGCGATGTGGCGGAGCTTTATGGTGTGGAAACCAAGCGCGTTAATGAGGCGGTAACCCACAATCCCGACAAGTTTCCGGAAGGCTATATCATTGAACTTACGAAAGATGATTATGAATCTTTAAGGTCGAAAATTTCGACCTTAAACGTTCCCGTCGGTCGCGGGAAGCATACCAAGTACACGCCCAAAGCCTTCACCGAAAAAGGATTGTACATGCTCGCAACCATCCTGAAAAGCCCGGCTGCCGCACAAACGACCATCGCCATAGTAGAAACCTTCGCCAAAATCCGGGAGCTTTCCAGGACGGTTAGCCAGTTATCGGATACCCAGGAGAGAACCCAACAAAAGAGCCGCCTTTTATTAACAGCTCCTGTGTTTTCATTTCATTTCAGATTGTCTTAAACTGCTGTAAATCAGGTTACTGGCGGAGAAGGTGGAGTACAAATAGATGGTGTAAAATAACTCCATAACTTATTTCTATTGGTCAGAAATTTTTCTGTTGTACGGTTTGATGTACGGGAATTTTGCAGGTGGTTTTGACTTTCGAACTTGAGGAGTCTGCCTGCCGCTTATGACGCCGTTATGCTTCCACTCTCACGGCGGGCATCTATGAAACGGTTGATGTCCTCGACGATATACGCGCTCCCGGTCGTGTGCAGCGCGCCGTAGTGGTCATCAATGTACCGCAGAACGTCATATTTGCCGAACAGGTCCATCACGTCCCTGCCGTTCAAGTGCTTTGCCGCCTTGTATTCCTCAATGCAGTAAGCCATAAAATCTATCTCGGACATTTTTTATTACGCCTCCCTCGGAAAAGTCACGCGCCCGGAGTCAAGTTCCTCTCCCAGAAGATCCGCGAGACAGAGAGGGCTTAGATGCCACAGTTTCGTCTTTTCGTTTTCCAGCTTGCTGTACACGAAAGAAGAATAAAGCAAAGAAAATGCCTCCTGGTCGGTAACATTCCTTGCCTTCATGATCTCCCTGACGACCAATGGAACGAGCAGTTGAAGCGTCGCCTTGAATTGCTCCTGTTCGTTCATGGACACACCTCCAAAAAACTCTCAAAGCGCAGGTAAGAAAGCGCCTTTTCCGTCGCAAAAACCATCTGATCATAAAGTTTTCGCACTTTCAGACGCTCAATGGTTTCCTCTTTCGAGTACAGGCCCGCCTGATAGCCGACAAGACACCTGTACACTGTGTCATTCGCCACAGGACCGTAGATCACATCAACCCGTGGACCTTCATAAACGCCTCTGCGATTCGCAAGCACAAAATCAAACCAGACAGCATCGGGAGCCTCAAAACGCAGAACGGCAAGCTCCTTTTTCATGTGTTCATACTCCACATTGTAAACGCTGACGAACCGCCCGTCACCTGCCTTGCCCGTCAATTCCCGTTCGTATACTTTGCGAGCAAAGTCTTCGGCCTGCTTTTGGTTGGTCGTGGTGTAAAATCCGGGGCCGAAGTCCAACGTTCTGTTCGGGACCAAAAGCCTCGGCTCTTTGACGAAGACGTTGCTTCCATGAAAAACCTTCATTGGGCTTTGCCTCGATTGTCCATGTCTTCAAACTCCAATTTTTTCATCTTCGCTCATTTTCGGTGAATTCGGTCAATCATTCATTTTCTTTCCGCGACCGCGAT belongs to Synergistaceae bacterium and includes:
- a CDS encoding BACON domain-containing protein, translating into MRKSTFWKMLAALLLIMIMNGGGGCGSGGSDSANSGSDLRAKIAVLGELPEDQKKLLSEAGIAIVDYDSEEDIPILITNEALVDVFVDGVDPDAYARHGYPFGPAELQSAGRVAVISPDKFSVIEIHSILGRPFGPFKVGFENYDEVDFPPVLFYGLRKTEADPNQIFVQYDSAWLTENEQVSFDVIDVVSADACPGIEDGEVASDDSSGDAIEAQTLDPLGDYVDFREWLLEDSDMAEKSLNASKALSAVAQAQGDSPDLGSIASSYTATLSANPWGKSMKINVFIQAAHHFGVASGDMGKDWYYVYQECLLDGSGKGGPYEYKKAVVGAEPPLFFKATLHGKVYYVMGSALQVAQDFISQYAIADDLLLGGASSGAVVLSDSKPEAYNNVTTVTVGSNSSVNEAAAAGGGGTGALSNVLAVTNFIRNAVKPMLLHGYTQSKSMSYQTYDVTVKQFIQNSVSPRWQYDFKLPGLLEDAVELSRSVYKPCQTWIWGIDTKEREKINKFRLSLDVTDRSNIWEAKAVDGNGENSLVERRGISWKANTITQDISLPQPPLMGFSTNTVTYGKQAGTPRTPVEIQAEGGWTADIPTGYNWDWYTVSQANDKLYITFKENTTGATRQGVVRVTRANSTDVNYIVVTQVATALVD
- a CDS encoding ORF6N domain-containing protein; protein product: MSEIISYRQVEEKVLTIRGQSVILDRDVAELYGVETKRVNEAVTHNPDKFPEGYIIELTKDDYESLRSKISTLNVPVGRGKHTKYTPKAFTEKGLYMLATILKSPAAAQTTIAIVETFAKIRELSRTVSQLSDTQERTQQKSRLLLTAPVFSFHFRLS
- a CDS encoding DUF3791 domain-containing protein — protein: MSEIDFMAYCIEEYKAAKHLNGRDVMDLFGKYDVLRYIDDHYGALHTTGSAYIVEDINRFIDARRESGSITAS
- a CDS encoding DUF3990 domain-containing protein, producing the protein MKVFHGSNVFVKEPRLLVPNRTLDFGPGFYTTTNQKQAEDFARKVYERELTGKAGDGRFVSVYNVEYEHMKKELAVLRFEAPDAVWFDFVLANRRGVYEGPRVDVIYGPVANDTVYRCLVGYQAGLYSKEETIERLKVRKLYDQMVFATEKALSYLRFESFLEVCP